A genomic window from Slackia heliotrinireducens DSM 20476 includes:
- the aroB gene encoding 3-dehydroquinate synthase — MIRTDGNGNSVVHVATGEQYDVTIGKGLIGRVASFVPSLEKVSRVAVVTDDVVEGLFLGDVTDGLKRAGFEVSAFAFPAGEPSKNIHTFAAVLEHLAEHRMTRNDMVVALGGGVVGDVAGFAAASYMRGCPYVQVPTTMLAAVDSSVGGKTAINLQAGKNLAGAFYQPSAVVCDIDCIAALPSGEFANGMAESLKYGVLCDAGLFDDLGDNPRDHLQELIARCVNIKRRYVEADEHEGGLRKFLNLGHTFGHAIEKCSGYAVPHGSAVAIGMVMAARVSASRVMADQALVDRLARALESAGLPTSTDIPAEELAWAAQSDKKRSGDTVTFVLPKTIGNCELVDVGVAELGGVFETACQK, encoded by the coding sequence GTGATCCGGACGGACGGCAACGGCAATTCGGTCGTACATGTGGCAACGGGCGAGCAATACGACGTGACGATTGGGAAGGGGCTCATCGGTCGGGTGGCATCGTTTGTGCCCAGTTTGGAGAAGGTGTCCCGTGTGGCCGTCGTTACCGACGATGTTGTGGAAGGGCTGTTTCTGGGCGATGTGACGGACGGCCTGAAGCGTGCGGGGTTCGAGGTGTCGGCCTTCGCGTTTCCGGCAGGTGAGCCCAGCAAGAACATCCATACCTTCGCAGCCGTGCTCGAGCATCTTGCGGAGCACCGTATGACCCGAAACGACATGGTGGTGGCCTTGGGCGGCGGCGTAGTCGGAGACGTTGCGGGATTCGCGGCGGCATCGTACATGCGGGGCTGCCCCTACGTGCAGGTGCCCACGACCATGCTGGCGGCCGTGGATTCCAGCGTCGGCGGCAAGACCGCCATCAACCTGCAGGCGGGAAAGAACCTCGCCGGCGCGTTCTACCAGCCGTCGGCCGTCGTATGCGACATCGACTGCATCGCTGCGCTGCCATCGGGCGAATTCGCAAACGGCATGGCAGAGTCCCTCAAATACGGCGTGCTCTGCGACGCCGGTCTGTTCGACGATCTGGGCGACAATCCCCGCGACCACTTGCAGGAGCTCATCGCACGCTGCGTGAACATCAAACGACGCTACGTGGAGGCCGACGAGCATGAAGGCGGGCTGCGCAAGTTTTTGAACCTGGGGCACACCTTCGGCCATGCCATTGAGAAATGCAGCGGATACGCGGTGCCCCACGGCAGTGCGGTTGCCATAGGCATGGTCATGGCGGCGCGGGTGTCGGCATCGCGCGTCATGGCTGACCAGGCCTTGGTCGACCGGCTTGCACGCGCCCTTGAGTCGGCGGGCCTGCCGACATCGACCGACATTCCGGCTGAGGAGCTTGCCTGGGCCGCGCAATCGGACAAGAAGCGTTCCGGCGACACGGTGACGTTCGTGCTGCCGAAGACGATTGGGAATTGCGAGCTGGTGGATGTCGGCGTGGCCGAGCTTGGCGGGGTGTTCGAAACCGCCTGCCAGAAATAG
- the aroF gene encoding 3-deoxy-7-phosphoheptulonate synthase, with protein sequence MIVILKQHATEEDRQNLIEELERYGVKVHLSEGDQRTVLGLVGDTTKIDKSVLEANDAVHAVKRVAEPYKKANRKFHPEDTVVKVGNTQVGGGNLTVMAGPCSVESREQILAVAHAVKAAGATMLRGGAFKPRTSPYSFQGMGPQGLDLLREAKEETGLPIVTEIMDPNDLKYFRDIDVLQVGARNMQNFDLLKALGKTDQPILLKRGLSATYEELLMSAEYIMSEGNPNVILCERGIRTFETYTRNTLDVAAVPVLRKLTHLPIIIDPSHSGGRRELVVPLSLAGIAAGADGIEVEVHNDPAHALSDGPQQLLPEAFEVLMAQLKTVHAAVHAEA encoded by the coding sequence ATGATTGTTATATTGAAGCAGCATGCGACGGAAGAGGATCGCCAGAACTTGATCGAGGAGCTTGAGCGCTATGGCGTGAAGGTGCATCTTTCCGAAGGCGACCAGCGGACCGTGCTGGGTCTGGTGGGCGACACCACGAAGATCGACAAATCCGTCCTCGAGGCGAATGATGCCGTGCACGCAGTAAAGCGGGTGGCTGAACCGTACAAGAAGGCGAACCGCAAGTTCCACCCGGAAGACACGGTCGTAAAGGTGGGCAACACCCAGGTCGGCGGCGGGAACCTCACGGTCATGGCGGGTCCCTGCAGCGTCGAGAGCCGCGAGCAGATCCTGGCTGTCGCCCATGCTGTCAAAGCGGCCGGTGCGACCATGTTGCGCGGCGGCGCCTTCAAGCCCCGCACCAGCCCCTACAGCTTCCAGGGCATGGGTCCCCAGGGGCTCGACCTGCTGCGCGAAGCCAAAGAGGAGACGGGTCTGCCCATCGTGACCGAAATCATGGATCCCAATGACCTGAAATACTTCCGCGATATCGACGTGCTGCAGGTGGGCGCGCGCAACATGCAGAACTTCGACCTGCTGAAAGCCCTGGGCAAGACCGACCAGCCCATCCTTTTGAAGCGCGGTCTTTCGGCAACCTACGAGGAGCTTCTGATGAGCGCCGAATACATTATGAGCGAAGGGAACCCCAACGTCATCCTGTGCGAACGAGGCATCCGCACCTTCGAAACCTACACCCGCAACACCTTGGACGTAGCGGCTGTGCCCGTGCTGCGCAAGCTGACGCATCTGCCGATCATCATCGACCCCAGTCACTCGGGCGGCCGCCGCGAGCTGGTGGTGCCGCTGTCGCTGGCGGGTATAGCCGCCGGGGCCGACGGCATCGAGGTGGAGGTCCACAACGATCCCGCCCACGCCCTGTCCGACGGTCCCCAGCAGCTGCTGCCCGAAGCCTTCGAGGTCCTAATGGCGCAGCTCAAGACGGTTCATGCCGCAGTGCATGCAGAGGCGTAA
- a CDS encoding RNA polymerase sigma factor: MFDSPSAANIPSSELQASADWQPRVVEGGKPPSSKDSGAAMRNVVSVAPPHASEEEAEAKRVVQSYSDLILRLSYTYLKSFHDAEDLCQNILIKMLTKAPRFEDAEHEKAWVIRATSNACKDVLRSGARVRNVRLEAASDESVEMPEDSEVLDAVSALPEAQRESVFLHYYEGYSIAEVARLTGRTEAAVAKQLSRARFALRRMLKG; encoded by the coding sequence ATGTTCGATTCGCCATCTGCTGCGAATATCCCCTCATCGGAGTTGCAAGCCTCCGCAGACTGGCAACCACGAGTGGTTGAAGGTGGAAAGCCGCCGTCATCAAAGGATTCAGGCGCGGCTATGCGCAACGTCGTGTCGGTCGCACCACCGCATGCCTCCGAAGAGGAGGCCGAAGCTAAACGTGTGGTGCAGTCCTATTCCGACTTGATACTGCGCTTGAGCTATACCTATTTGAAATCGTTCCATGACGCCGAAGATCTTTGTCAGAACATCCTGATCAAGATGTTGACGAAGGCCCCGCGCTTCGAGGATGCCGAACACGAAAAGGCATGGGTTATACGCGCTACCTCGAATGCGTGCAAAGACGTTCTGCGAAGCGGGGCGCGCGTTCGCAATGTGAGGCTGGAGGCGGCTTCTGACGAATCGGTCGAGATGCCGGAAGATTCGGAGGTGCTGGACGCCGTGTCCGCATTGCCAGAGGCTCAACGGGAGTCGGTTTTCCTGCATTATTACGAAGGATACTCCATTGCGGAAGTCGCACGGCTGACGGGGCGCACCGAAGCTGCGGTCGCCAAGCAGTTGAGCCGAGCCCGTTTTGCTTTGCGTCGGATGCTGAAAGGATAG
- a CDS encoding DUF4179 domain-containing protein → MSNLHFDSYDDLRFSDAAKDRLTRAVAQGVASSRLVGSDDRGAAPLRAPVRSGKRARRPFAVAVAAAAAALAIGGAAYATGAFVTVGEFAADMFGGVADTQVVDSIGHPVEASASSGGVTVTADAIIGDRENYAVVYSIVRDDGQPFDLLETTEDGLILAGFDTYDADFGMNNGSNGSMYFYDADPADNAIQMVDRCSIDISGGSIVGKTMRAHFEGLYAYGADDTMVRLADGTWDLRFKVDYEDTSIDLPAGQDVSYNGLSGVVKSARISPIALTFDLVVNEAMDWEEQSSGQMSDHNSQLVDRFLNTPDVVVTMRDGSSVIGHDLGGGTTEDLGDATLVHKAVTFDEIVDVDQIVSVAFCGTDVPISE, encoded by the coding sequence ATGAGCAATTTGCATTTTGATTCTTACGACGACCTGCGTTTTTCCGATGCGGCCAAAGATCGTTTGACTCGTGCGGTCGCGCAAGGTGTTGCGTCCTCGAGACTCGTTGGTTCCGACGACAGGGGTGCCGCACCGCTCCGTGCTCCGGTCCGCAGCGGCAAGCGTGCCCGCCGTCCATTTGCCGTTGCCGTCGCCGCAGCGGCAGCTGCTCTTGCCATCGGGGGTGCCGCCTATGCCACTGGAGCCTTCGTCACCGTAGGCGAATTCGCTGCCGATATGTTCGGCGGCGTTGCGGATACCCAGGTGGTGGATTCCATCGGCCACCCCGTCGAAGCGAGCGCTAGCAGCGGAGGGGTGACCGTGACCGCAGATGCCATCATCGGCGACCGTGAGAACTACGCGGTCGTATACAGCATCGTGCGTGATGACGGACAGCCTTTCGACCTTTTGGAAACCACGGAAGACGGCCTGATACTCGCGGGGTTCGACACATATGATGCCGATTTCGGCATGAACAACGGAAGCAACGGCTCGATGTACTTCTACGATGCAGACCCCGCCGACAACGCAATCCAGATGGTCGACCGATGCTCGATCGACATTTCTGGAGGCAGCATCGTTGGCAAGACCATGCGTGCGCACTTCGAAGGGTTGTACGCCTACGGGGCCGACGACACCATGGTTCGCTTGGCAGACGGCACATGGGATCTGCGTTTCAAGGTGGATTACGAAGACACTTCGATCGATCTTCCTGCGGGACAGGACGTGTCGTATAACGGGCTATCCGGCGTAGTGAAAAGCGCAAGGATTTCGCCAATCGCTCTGACGTTCGACCTGGTTGTGAATGAGGCCATGGACTGGGAGGAGCAGTCGAGCGGTCAAATGAGCGACCACAATTCCCAACTCGTCGATCGGTTTTTGAACACGCCGGACGTTGTGGTGACCATGCGTGACGGAAGCAGCGTCATCGGCCACGACCTCGGGGGAGGTACAACAGAGGATCTCGGAGACGCCACGCTGGTGCACAAAGCTGTGACCTTCGATGAGATCGTCGATGTGGACCAGATTGTCTCTGTCGCGTTCTGCGGTACAGACGTTCCGATTTCCGAATAA
- a CDS encoding ComEA family DNA-binding protein, producing MSFQESAETFRARAHLTDVPTPALVGAAVLAVLGLAGAALGVGVLTHEEPLVVEKAEAAQEQPPQTEAIAEVDPAEEAPAEGEAEPGNEAACIQVHVAGAVQVPGVYTLPEGSRVCDAVSAASGFSDQAAQDAINQARVLADGEQVYVPTADDVESGAFAGPAAASEQASTGAGEAASPSGKVNINTADASELQQLSGIGPATAEAIVKDREANGPFASVEDLQRVSGIGEKKYAKIADDICV from the coding sequence ATGTCGTTTCAAGAATCTGCGGAAACATTCAGGGCCCGTGCCCATCTGACGGACGTGCCGACACCCGCTTTGGTGGGCGCGGCGGTTCTGGCCGTCCTAGGGCTTGCGGGCGCAGCGCTCGGCGTGGGCGTTTTGACCCACGAGGAACCGTTGGTGGTGGAAAAGGCCGAGGCCGCCCAGGAGCAGCCGCCGCAAACGGAGGCCATCGCCGAAGTGGATCCAGCCGAAGAAGCTCCTGCGGAAGGGGAGGCCGAGCCCGGGAATGAGGCCGCATGCATCCAGGTCCATGTGGCAGGGGCGGTGCAGGTGCCAGGGGTCTACACGTTGCCGGAGGGGTCGCGGGTATGCGATGCAGTGTCTGCGGCATCGGGCTTTTCCGACCAGGCCGCTCAAGACGCCATCAATCAGGCCCGGGTGCTGGCGGACGGCGAGCAGGTGTACGTCCCGACGGCCGACGATGTGGAATCGGGCGCCTTTGCAGGGCCTGCCGCCGCGTCCGAGCAGGCGTCCACCGGTGCGGGCGAGGCTGCTTCGCCATCGGGCAAAGTGAACATAAACACCGCCGACGCCTCCGAGCTCCAGCAGCTTTCGGGCATCGGGCCCGCCACGGCCGAAGCCATCGTGAAGGACCGGGAGGCCAACGGGCCGTTCGCTTCGGTTGAGGACCTGCAGCGCGTCAGCGGCATAGGGGAGAAGAAGTATGCCAAGATTGCAGACGATATCTGCGTCTGA